A region of Euzebya tangerina DNA encodes the following proteins:
- a CDS encoding SDR family oxidoreductase: MELSGKTTLVTGGGSGIGAELCRRFTAEGATVVVVDRDEDAALDVAEEIDGTALIVDVGTAEENTRMIVEAEDAVGPIDLLCLNAGIGNGGGVEAPDESWDQAWRVNVMAHVWATRAWLPGALERGEGYLLHTASAAGMLSNIGAAPYTVSKHAVLSLAEWLSITHGDQGITVSALCPMFVETPMVEALREWPGGKGLTALGVISPTEVADAVVAGLADERFLILPHPAVAEMEVGRATDRDRWLGGMRKLQRRVLAMES, encoded by the coding sequence ATGGAACTCTCCGGCAAGACGACGTTGGTGACGGGTGGCGGCAGTGGGATCGGGGCGGAGCTGTGTCGCCGGTTCACCGCCGAGGGCGCGACCGTCGTCGTGGTCGACCGCGATGAGGACGCGGCCCTCGACGTCGCCGAGGAGATCGACGGGACGGCGCTGATCGTCGACGTCGGCACGGCCGAGGAGAACACCCGCATGATCGTGGAGGCGGAGGACGCGGTGGGCCCCATCGACCTGCTGTGCCTGAACGCCGGCATCGGCAACGGTGGCGGGGTCGAGGCCCCCGATGAGTCGTGGGACCAGGCGTGGCGAGTCAACGTGATGGCTCACGTCTGGGCCACCAGAGCGTGGCTACCTGGTGCGCTGGAGCGCGGGGAGGGCTACCTGCTGCACACGGCGAGTGCCGCAGGGATGCTGTCCAACATCGGAGCGGCGCCATACACGGTCAGCAAGCACGCGGTGCTGTCCCTGGCCGAGTGGCTGTCGATCACCCATGGGGACCAGGGCATCACGGTCTCGGCGCTGTGCCCCATGTTCGTGGAGACCCCGATGGTGGAGGCGCTCCGCGAGTGGCCAGGCGGGAAGGGCCTGACGGCCCTGGGTGTGATCTCGCCGACCGAGGTGGCAGACGCCGTCGTGGCCGGGCTGGCGGACGAGCGGTTCCTGATCCTCCCCCACCCGGCAGTGGCCGAGATGGAGGTCGGCCGTGCGACGGACCGGGACCGCTGGCTGGGCGGCATGCGCAAGCTCCAGCGCCGGGTCCTGGCCATGGAGTCCTAG